A window of the Zonotrichia leucophrys gambelii isolate GWCS_2022_RI chromosome 18, RI_Zleu_2.0, whole genome shotgun sequence genome harbors these coding sequences:
- the LOC135455536 gene encoding nucleoside diphosphate kinase, whose protein sequence is MAGNSERTFIAIKPDGVQRGLVGEIIKRFEQKGFRLVAMKFVHASEDLLKQHYIDLKDRPFFPGLVKYMNSGPVVAMVWEGLNVVKTGRVMLGETNPADSKPGTIRGDFCIQVGRNIIHGSDSVESAQKEINLWFKPAELIDFKPCAHDWIYE, encoded by the exons ATGGCGGGGAACAGCGAGCGCACCTTCATCGCCATCAAGCCCGACGGCGTCCAGCGCGGGCTGGTCGGGGAGATTATCAAGAGGTTCGAGCAGAAAGGATTCCGGCTCGTAGCCATGAAGTTCGTACAC GCCTCTGAAGACCTTCTCAAACAACATTACATTGACCTGAAAGACCGCCCCTTCTTCCCTGGTTTGGTTAAATACATGAACTCTGGACCTGTTGTGGCCATG GTATGGGAAGGACTCAATGTGGTTAAAACTGGGAGAGTAATGCTGGGGGAAACCAACCCTGCAGACTCCAAGCCTGGCACCATCCGTGGTGATTTCTGCATTCAAGTGGGAAG GAACATCATCCATGGCAGCGACTCTGTGGAGAGTGCACAGAAGGAGATCAACCTGTGGTTCAAACCCGCAGAGCTCATCGACTTCAAGCCCTGCGCACATGACTGGATCTACGAGTGA
- the LOC135455534 gene encoding nucleoside diphosphate kinase A-like, which translates to MAAIEERTFIAIKPDGVQRGLVGEIIKRFEKKGFKLVAMKLIQASEDLLREHYIDLKDRPFYDGLVQYMHSGPVVAMVWEGLNVIKTGRMMLGETNPFDSKPGTIRGDFCVQVGKNIIHGSDSVESAETEINLWFTPEELVDYRSCAHEWIYD; encoded by the exons ATGGCTGCCATTGAGGAGCGCACCTTCATTGCCATCAAGCCTGATGGGGTCCAGAGGGGACTGGTGGGGGAGATCATCAAACGCTTTGAGAAGAAAGGATTCAAACTGGTAGCCATGAAATTAATACAA GCCTCTGAGGACCTTCTGAGGGAACACTACATTGACCTCAAGGACCGGCCATTCTACGATGGCCTGGTGCAGTACATGCACTCAGGACCTGTTGTAGCCATG gtgTGGGAAGGTCTTAATGTGATTAAGACTGGAAGAATGATGCTGGGGGAAACCAATCCATTCGATTCCAAGCCTGGCACTATTCGTGGGGACTTCTGTGTCCAAGTTggaaa gAACATCATTCATGGCAGTGATTCTGTGGAAAGTGCTGAGACAGAGATCAATTTATGGTTCACTCCTGAAGAACTGGTTGATTACAGAAGCTGTGCTCATGAGTGGATCTATGATTAA